In one Musa acuminata AAA Group cultivar baxijiao chromosome BXJ2-5, Cavendish_Baxijiao_AAA, whole genome shotgun sequence genomic region, the following are encoded:
- the LOC135611842 gene encoding uncharacterized protein LOC135611842 → MKASIKLREDRPPLVRAKVPVPVGVLGLPFISGVTAAARELRLDLATGFRAGPSLRLSYRPNDALNPFSLVIKTGVGALGSPSSGSPLSMAVELGLLGGSCPTFSLLLKPRLGDFSFRKSVSAVVSGTPHPVAVKVAQVSDGHGIGQPTVEFRPDNAIHLGRRFSNFPVDVSAFTAGSGGGIDGLLSGFEVSARSVLPLRNRTAVEFKWGLRVPPDLRTAFDDPAAGISLTELPCLVMSKISIERLPYDRKAKEKRPAGSADATDSCASVRREVEALQAQSALLRSSVEGLRADIGGWKLAPVFSPVAWKREQRSNGKLFEGRTE, encoded by the coding sequence ATGAAGGCTTCCATCAAGCTCCGGGAGGATCGGCCGCCCTTGGTGCGCGCCAAGGTCCCCGTCCCCGTCGGCGTCCTCGGCCTACCCTTCATCTCCGGCGTCACCGCCGCCGCCCGCGAGCTCCGCCTTGACCTCGCCACTGGCTTCCGCGCCGGCCCCTCCCTCCGCCTCTCCTACCGCCCTAACGACGCCCTCAACCCCTTCTCCCTTGTCATCAAGACCGGCGTCGGCGCCCTCGGCTCCCCATCCTCCGGTTCCCCACTCTCCATGGCCGTCGAGTTGGGCCTCCTCGGTGGTTCCTGCCCCACCTTCTCCCTCCTCCTCAAGCCCCGGCTCGGAGATTTCTCTTTCCGGAAGTCCGTCTCCGCTGTCGTATCGGGCACCCCCCATCCCGTGGCTGTCAAGGTCGCGCAAGTTAGCGACGGTCACGGGATCGGGCAGCCGACCGTGGAGTTCCGCCCGGATAACGCGATCCACCTAGGGAGAAGGTTTAGTAACTTCCCCGTCGACGTCTCCGCCTTCACCGCGGGCAGCGGAGGCGGGATCGATGGGCTCCTCTCCGGGTTCGAGGTTAGCGCCAGGAGCGTCCTACCGCTTCGCAACCGCACGGCCGTCGAGTTCAAGTGGGGGCTGAGAGTTCCGCCGGATCTCCGCACGGCATTTGATGATCCAGCGGCCGGGATCTCTCTGACCGAGCTGCCGTGCCTCGTGATGAGTAAAATCTCCATCGAACGGTTGCCATACGACAGAAAGGCGAAGGAGAAGAGGCCTGCTGGAAGCGCTGACGCGACAGATTCGTGTGCGTCAGTGAGGCGCGAGGTGGAAGCGCTGCAGGCTCAGAGCGCCCTGCTTAGGAGCTCCGTTGAGGGGCTCCGGGCAGACATCGGCGGCTGGAAGCTTGCTCCGGTATTTTCACCGGTGGCGTGGAAGAGGGAACAAAGGAGTAACGGGAAGTTGTTTGAGGGCAGGACTGAATAG
- the LOC135611843 gene encoding protein POLYCHOME-like, whose product MNQGLGTMVDAGEGFWIRTVAFPDAVVRSRSRREQSLVFTTDDKENIPPSLVVTARRRVGRRKSPLPSWYPRTPLRDVTVVVNALERRRMRATAARVKRRNRNREMKEPDQTSLGEALSSDVSDAWYVSPIGHSLQSPSSGLVSVSTDPSTEDMRPTEFEEKLQSTIAEMERLVLRNLKRSPEPHAKMKKPTSTLLSMR is encoded by the exons ATGAATCAGGGCTTGGGAACCATGGTGGACGCGGGGGAAGGGTTCTGGATCCGGACGGTAGCTTTCCCAGACGCGGTGGTGCGATCAAGATCAAGGCGTGAGCAGAGCTTGGTGTTCACCACCGACGACAAGGAGAACATCCCCCCGTCACTGGTGGTGACAGCTCGACGCCGTGTCGGGAGAAGGAAGAGTCCTCTACCGAGTTGGTACCCTAGGACACCTCTCCGTGACGTTACGGTGGTCGTCAAT GCCTTGGAGAGGAGAAGGATGCGTGCGACTGCAGCGAGGGTCAAGCGGAGGAACAGAAACCGTGAAATGAAAGAGCCGGATCAGACATCACTCGGTGAAGCCCTCTCATCCGATGTTTCTGATGCCTGGTATGTTTCTCCAATCGGACATTCGCTCCAAAGCCCTTCCTCCGGCCTGGTCTCCGTCTCAACCGATCCATCGACAGAAGACATGAGACCTACTGAATTCGAGGAGAAACTGCAGAGCACCATTGCAGAGATGGAAAGGCTCGTGCTGAGGAACCTGAAGAGGTCGCCGGAACCGCATGCGAAGATGAAGAAGCCCACAAGCACTCTCCTGTCGATGCGGTGA
- the LOC103985510 gene encoding protein cornichon homolog 2 has product MAWELFLWLLAFAAAISLIGFSAYQLICLSDLEFDYINPYDLSSRINAVVVPEFMVQGTLCILFLLTWHWFPFLLMAPITYYHTKLYMKRKHLIDVTEIFRLLNEEKKYRIIKLAFYCSIFIIVIYRLVTTAVLLLMEDDYRTMESGIF; this is encoded by the exons ATGGCGTGGGAGCTCTTCCTTTGGCTCCTCGCCTTCGCCGCTGCGATCTCTCTCATCGGATTCAGCGCCTATCAG CTCATTTGCTTATCTGATTTGGAGTTTGACTATATCAACCCATATGATTTATCATCACGAATCAATGCTGTTGTGGTTCCAGAGTTCATGGTGCAGGGAACCTTATGCATTTTATTCCTTCTGACATGGCATTGGTTTCCATTTCTACTAATGGCTCCCATCACTTATTACCACACAAAGCT ATATATGAAAAGGAAGCATCTAATTGATGTTACTGAGATCTTTAGACTGCTGAATGAAGAGAAGAAATACAGAATAATCAAGCTTGCTTTTTATTGCAGCATTTTTATCATTGTTATTTACAG GCTTGTCACAACTGCTGTTCTTTTACTTATGGAAGATGATTATCGGActatggagtctgggatcttttAG
- the LOC103985511 gene encoding transcription factor bHLH130 yields MYGSPSGRPSEDLNLPYPPAGPFSGQRTAEAESDLLRRQHQHQQQQMSSGLLRYRSAPSSLLGEVCEDFLSVRASSPETETMLARFLAPDLRDETQDGPSGGAATASGQSSPHFPPPQLPPSAQEVKEQQSRGFTSAPQMIFRPQQQQRQMPNHSSSESPFRAVMGSLTMEAAQLKHGDFGSSSNLIRHSSSPAGLFSHLNVDEGYGMRRGTSGFMMDATDRSKGQISFSSRQNSVMSQISEMESDDMDGSSSPKDGGGGGRSYIPGFPVGSWDDSSPFNNNSLSGLKGSRDGEEKMVTGLSPLELPQNGEVRNHGLGLFSLPRSTSEIATIEKFLQFHDAVPCKIRAKRGCATHPRSIAERVRRTRISERMKKLQELVPNMDKQTNTADMLDLAVDYIKDLQKQVKALSESRASCSCSAGRQKPY; encoded by the exons ATGTACGGGTCGCCTTCGGGACGGCCGTCGGAAGATCTCAACCTTCCTTACCCTCCCGCCGGTCCGTTCAGTGGACAACGAACAGCGGAAGCCGAATCCGATCTCCTCCGCCGCCAGCATCAGCATCAGCAGCAGCAGATGAGCTCCGGCCTCCTCCGGTATCGGTCAGCCCCGAGCTCGCTGCTCGGCGAAGTCTGCGAGGACTTCCTTTCCGTTAGAGCCTCCAGCCCCGAGACCGAGACCATGCTCGCCCGGTTCTTGGCGCCGGATCTCCGCGACGAGACCCAGGACGGTCCTTCCGGTGGCGCCGCCACCGCTAGCGGCCAGAGCAGCCCTCACTTTCCACCCCCGCAGCTGCCGCCTTCTGCACAGGAGGTCAAAGAACAGCAGAGCAGAGGATTTACCTCTGCCCCGCAGATGATATTCCGtcctcagcagcagcagcggcagatgCCGAACCATAGCTCATCGGAGAGCCCGTTCCGGGCCGTCATGGGATCATTGACGATGGAGGCGGCACAACTCAAGCACGGAGACTTCGGCAGCTCCTCTAATCTCATCAGGCACAGTAGCTCTCCTGCTGGCCTGTTTTCTCACTTGAACGTGGACGAAG GTTATGGTATGAGGAGAGGGACGAGTGGCTTCATGATGGATGCAACAGATAGATCAAAGGGTCAGATAAGCTTCTCGTCGAGGCAAAACTCCGTGATGTCGCAGATCTCCGAGATGGAAAGCGACGACATGGATGGGAGTAGCAGCCCCAAagacggcggaggcggcggccggAGTTACATACCGGGATTCCCGGTTGGCTCTTGGGACGATTCCTCTCCCTTCAACAACAACAGCTTGTCAGGTCTAAAGGGAAGCAGAGACGGCGAGGAGAAGATGGTCACAGGTCTCAGTCCACTGGAGCTGCCACAG AATGGAGAGGTGAGGAACCATGGGTTGGGTCTGTTTAGCTTGCCGAGGTCTACGTCGGAGATAGCCACGATAGAAAAGTTCCTACAGTTCCATGACGCAGTCCCCTGCAAGATCAGAGCTAAACGAGGCTGCGCCACTCACCCGCGAAGCATAGCCGAGAGG GTAAGGAGGACTAGAATTAGCGAGAGGATGAAGAAGCTCCAGGAGCTTGTTCCTAACATGGATAAG CAAACCAACACAGCAGACATGCTAGATTTGGCAGTGGATTATATCAAGGATCTCCAGAAACaggtgaag GCATTATCGGAAAGCCGGGCGAGCTGCAGCTGTTCAGCTGGCAGGCAGAAGCCCTACTGA